From Staphylococcus sp. M0911, a single genomic window includes:
- the leuD gene encoding 3-isopropylmalate dehydratase small subunit, which yields MDIKPITTYTGKIVPLFYDNIDTDQIIPKVHLKRISKTGFGPFAFDEWRYLPDGSDNPDFNPNKPEYQGASILITGDNFGCGSSREHAAWALKDYGFSIIIAGSYSDIFYMNCTKNAMLPIVLDKPSREHLATFNEITIDLPNQTVSSPEQTFHFDIDETWKNKLINGLDDIDITLQYEDLIEKYEKAH from the coding sequence ATGGATATCAAACCAATCACAACATATACAGGGAAAATTGTCCCTCTCTTTTACGATAATATTGATACAGATCAAATTATACCTAAAGTTCATTTAAAACGTATTTCAAAAACTGGTTTTGGTCCATTTGCGTTTGATGAATGGCGCTATTTACCAGATGGAAGCGATAATCCAGACTTCAATCCAAACAAACCCGAATATCAAGGAGCTAGTATTTTAATCACTGGCGATAATTTCGGTTGCGGTTCAAGTAGAGAACACGCTGCTTGGGCATTGAAAGACTATGGTTTTAGTATCATCATTGCTGGAAGTTATAGCGATATCTTTTATATGAATTGTACTAAGAATGCGATGCTCCCTATCGTATTAGATAAACCTTCACGTGAACATCTTGCAACATTCAACGAAATCACAATTGATTTACCAAATCAAACTGTATCATCACCAGAACAAACCTTCCACTTTGATATTGATGAAACTTGGAAGAATAAACTAATCAATGGTCTTGATGATATTGATATTACTTTACAATATGAAGATTTAATTGAAAAATATGAAAAAGCACATTAA
- the leuB gene encoding 3-isopropylmalate dehydrogenase, giving the protein MTYNIVALPGDGIGPEILNGSLEVLEKISEKYHFEYQVDTHHFGGAAIDAYGTPLTDETLKACQNADAILLGAIGGPKWTDPKVRPEQGLLKLRKSLNLYANIRPTIVTDGTSHLSPLKQDRVEGTDLVIVRELTGGLYFGEPRELTDHHALDSLTYTRAEIEQIVRVAFEIAQQRHKKLTSVDKENVLASSKLWRKTVEEVSHDYPDVEVEYLLVDACSMHLITRPTQFDVIVTENLFGDILSDEASVIPGSLGLSPSASFGKDGTRLYEPIHGSAPDIAGQDKANPFGMILSLAMCLRESFKEIEAANELENNVYQLIRDGKCTADLGGTYTTSQIIKFLKEFYT; this is encoded by the coding sequence ATGACCTATAACATCGTCGCTTTACCTGGAGATGGTATAGGCCCAGAAATACTAAATGGGAGTTTAGAAGTTTTAGAAAAAATCAGTGAGAAATATCATTTTGAGTATCAAGTAGATACACATCATTTTGGAGGAGCTGCCATAGATGCCTATGGCACGCCTCTAACTGATGAAACATTAAAGGCTTGTCAAAATGCTGATGCGATATTGCTAGGTGCTATTGGAGGTCCGAAATGGACAGATCCTAAAGTACGTCCAGAACAAGGTTTATTAAAATTAAGAAAATCACTTAATTTATATGCTAATATTCGCCCTACTATAGTGACTGATGGTACAAGTCATCTTTCACCTCTTAAACAAGATAGAGTTGAAGGTACAGATTTAGTCATAGTTAGAGAATTAACAGGAGGTTTGTATTTTGGTGAACCACGTGAGTTAACTGATCATCATGCATTAGATTCTTTAACTTACACGCGTGCTGAAATTGAACAAATTGTTAGAGTCGCATTTGAAATAGCACAACAACGACATAAAAAGTTAACGTCTGTCGATAAAGAAAATGTACTTGCTTCAAGTAAACTTTGGAGAAAAACGGTTGAGGAAGTCAGTCATGACTATCCAGATGTAGAAGTAGAATATTTACTCGTTGATGCCTGCAGTATGCATTTGATAACACGTCCAACACAATTCGACGTCATCGTCACCGAAAATTTATTTGGAGACATCTTAAGTGATGAAGCTTCTGTCATTCCAGGTTCTTTAGGATTATCTCCATCAGCTAGCTTTGGCAAAGATGGAACAAGATTATATGAACCTATTCATGGCTCAGCACCTGATATTGCGGGCCAAGATAAAGCCAATCCTTTTGGAATGATATTATCATTAGCAATGTGTTTACGTGAAAGTTTCAAAGAAATTGAGGCAGCTAATGAATTAGAGAACAATGTTTATCAACTCATTAGAGATGGAAAATGTACAGCTGATTTAGGCGGAACGTATACTACATCACAAATTATTAAATTTTTAAAAGAATTTTATACTTAA
- the leuC gene encoding 3-isopropylmalate dehydratase large subunit translates to MGQTLFDKVWDKHVLHGNVGDPQLLYIDLHLIHEVTSPQAFEGLRIQNRRLRRPDLTFATLDHNVPTIDIFNIKDEIANKQITTLQKNAKDFGIHIFDMGSDEQGIVHMVGPETGLTQPGKTIVCGDSHTATHGAFGAIAFGIGTSEVEHVFATQTLWQTKPKNLKIDINGNLPKGVYAKDIILYLINQFGVDFGTGYALEFTGETIKKLSMEARMTICNMAIEAGAKYGIMQPDETTFEYVKDRPYANNFDQSISEWKQLYSDEDAIFDKVIEVDVSDLEPQVTWGTNPEMGVNFNTPFPTIKDSNDERAYQYMGLEPGQKAEDIELGYVFLGSCTNARITDLIEASHIVKGNHVHPNITAIVVPGSRTVKKEAESMGLDKIFKEAGFEWREPGCSMCLGMNPDQVPEGVHCASTSNRNFEGRQGKGARTHLVSPAMAAAAAINGRFVDVRKVVV, encoded by the coding sequence ATGGGACAAACACTATTTGACAAAGTATGGGATAAACATGTCTTACATGGAAATGTAGGTGACCCTCAATTATTATATATAGATTTACATTTGATACATGAAGTAACATCACCGCAAGCGTTTGAAGGATTGAGAATTCAAAATAGACGCTTACGTCGTCCCGATTTAACATTTGCTACATTAGATCATAATGTCCCAACAATAGATATATTTAATATCAAAGATGAAATAGCAAATAAGCAAATTACAACGTTACAAAAGAATGCAAAAGACTTCGGTATACACATATTTGATATGGGATCAGATGAACAAGGTATCGTGCATATGGTTGGTCCTGAGACTGGATTAACACAACCAGGAAAGACCATTGTATGTGGCGATTCTCATACTGCTACACATGGGGCATTTGGTGCCATTGCTTTTGGTATCGGAACTAGTGAAGTAGAACATGTCTTTGCTACACAAACACTTTGGCAAACTAAACCAAAAAATTTGAAGATAGATATCAATGGAAACTTACCTAAAGGTGTTTATGCCAAAGATATTATTCTTTATCTTATTAACCAATTCGGTGTAGACTTTGGTACTGGTTATGCTTTAGAGTTCACTGGTGAAACAATCAAAAAGCTTTCAATGGAAGCTAGAATGACCATATGTAATATGGCTATTGAAGCAGGTGCTAAATATGGAATCATGCAACCAGATGAAACTACATTTGAATATGTAAAAGATAGACCATATGCTAACAATTTCGACCAATCCATATCTGAATGGAAACAACTATATTCTGATGAGGATGCTATTTTTGACAAAGTCATTGAAGTAGATGTTTCTGATTTGGAACCTCAAGTCACTTGGGGTACTAATCCAGAAATGGGCGTTAATTTTAATACTCCCTTCCCTACAATTAAAGATTCTAATGACGAACGTGCTTATCAATATATGGGACTCGAACCAGGACAAAAAGCTGAAGATATCGAATTAGGATATGTCTTTTTAGGATCATGTACTAATGCTAGAATTACTGATTTAATCGAAGCTAGTCATATTGTGAAGGGCAATCATGTACATCCTAATATTACAGCTATTGTTGTACCCGGATCTCGAACAGTTAAAAAAGAAGCAGAATCAATGGGACTCGATAAAATATTTAAAGAAGCGGGCTTTGAATGGCGAGAACCAGGTTGTTCAATGTGTCTGGGTATGAATCCAGACCAAGTACCTGAAGGCGTCCATTGTGCGTCTACAAGCAATCGTAACTTTGAGGGCAGACAAGGTAAGGGAGCAAGAACTCATCTCGTTTCCCCTGCTATGGCCGCTGCAGCAGCAATTAATGGGCGATTTGTTGATGTTAGAAAGGTGGTCGTATAG